CCATCGCTCAAAGGATAAAAGGTACGCCGGGGATAACAGGCTGATCTCCCCCAAGAGCTCATATCGACGGGGGGGTTTGGCACCTCGATGTCGGCTCGTCACATCCTGGGGCTGGAGAAGGTCCCAAGGGTTGGGCTGTTCGCCCATTAAAGTGGCACGCGAGCTGGGTTCAGAACGTCGTGAGACAGTTCGGTCTCTATCTACTGTGGGCGTTAGAAATTTGAGTGGATCTGACTCTAGTACGAGAGGACCGAGTTGGACAAACCTCTGGTGTATCTGTTGTTCCGCCAGGAGCACCGCAGAGTAGCTACGTTTGGAAGGGATAAGCGCTGAAAGCATATAAGCGCGAAACCCACCACAAGATGAGATTTCTTTTAAGGGTCGTGGAAGATGACCACGTTGATAGGCTATAGATGTAAAGGCAGTAATGTCATAGTCGAGTAGTACTAATAACCCGTAAGCTTATGTACGCGGTTCCCCCGCTTCGGTGGGGGAAGCAACTTTCTTTTAAGATTAAATAATTTTTATCTCAGTATGTTAAGATATTGTTCATTCGAATTTGGTTTAAAAAATCAAACTCAATGAAACCTTGCTCAAAGCAATGGTACCTATTAAGGTGGTTATTGCGGCGGGGCTCACCTCTTCCCATTCCGAACAGAGAAGTTAAGCCCGCCTGCGCAGATGGTACTGCAATCCTGTGGGAGAGTATGTCGCCGCCTTTCTTTTGAAAACCCTATCCATAACGGATAGGGTTTTTTGTTTTAAATAAAATTGCGAATCAGGCAATTACCCTTTCTCCACACTTTTTCCAGACTAAAATGTAGAATAATTCTACACACTGTAACAGTTTCTACATTGTTTTTTCTAAATAAATAATTTTGTTTTTTATTGTAAAAAATTGTTTTTCAATTGGTTGCGTGTATTTGCTGTTGCTGTTGGCATTCTGGTATGTTTTTTTCATATAGGTTTAGTGTAACACAATTTAACAACCTGTAAAATTTAATATTATGAAAAATTTACTTTTATCAACAGTTTTAGTTTTAGGATTAGGAACAATTGCTATGGCAAACAACGTTTCAATTTCAGAGGTTCCATCAATTGCTATCTATCAGGATAAAGAATATAAAGAAATTAAACCATCAGAAGTAAGTGCTGATGCGTTGAAAAAAATTGGTGAAAAATATGCAGGATACACCTTAACCGGTGCTGCTGTTGCCGCTGACGGTGAATACAAATTAACATTACAAAAAGACGGAAAGTCTGTAGTAGCGTTGTTTTCATCAACAGGCGAATTCATCAAAGAAGCTTAATTATTGGAATGTAGTAAGGTGAATAAGTAGAATTTTTCTACTCAGTGAGAGGAGGCTTTGCCTCCTTTTATTGTTTATATACTTTTTGGACTTAACATTTATTAACAACCAAAAACGTTAAATTTGTACGGTTTCAAATTTAATTTTAGATGAGTTCGAAAATATTAGTTGTTGATGACGATATCTCTTTCTGTGTAATGCTGAAAACCTTTTTGGAGAAAAAGGGATTCGCTGTAACCAATGTTTTTTCTGCAAAAGAAGCAGAGACGGCTTTGGAAAACGACAGCTTTGACATTGTACTTACAGACATACGCTTGCCGGATAAAGATGGGATTGAGCTTTTAAAATTAATTAAATCAAAATCTTTCAGCACACAGGTTATCCTGATGACGGGTTATACTGAAATCAGAACAGCAGTAAATGCAATTAAGCTGGGTGCTTTTGACTACGTTGGGAAACCGATAAATCCGGATGAAATCCTGCACACTATCAACCAGGCGTTGTCAAAGAAAGGAATGCCGCAGACTGCTGCAGTAGTGACGGATGCTCCTGTAAAAGAAAAAAAGAAGCCGCAAAACCAGGATTTCCCTTTTGTAAAAGGAATAAGCGATCATTCCAATCAGCTGCATGATTATATCGGTTTAGTGGCACCAACCAATATGTCTGTCCTGATTATAGGCGACAGCGGAACCGGAAAAGAATATATTGCCCATACAATACATTTGCAAAGCAAGCGAAAAGACAAACCGTTTATTGCGGTCGACTGCGGAGCTATTCCGAAAGATCTGGCTTCCAGTGAATTCTTCGGCCACTTAAAAGGATCTTTTACCGGTGCGATCAATGATAAAACAGGTCATTTTGAAGCGGCTAATGGCGGAACGTTATTTTTGGATGAAGTGGGGAATCTTTCCTATGAAGTCCAGATACAGCTGCTCCGGGCTTTGCAGGAACGCAAAATAAAACCGGTGGGCAGTAATACCGAAGTGGGTGTCGATATACGCGTTATCGCGGCAACCAATGAAGATTTACAGGAAGCGGTGAAAAGAGGCGATTTTAGAGAGGATCTATACCATCGTCTGAACGAGTTTAGCGTTAAGGCGCCAAGGCTTTCCGAAAGAAAAAACGACATACTGATTTTTGCCAATCACTTTCTGGAAATGGCAAATAGTGATCTTGAAAAAGATGTGCTGGGATTTTCTCCGGATGTCACCGATTTGTTTCTCACGTATGACTGGCCGGGGAATTTAAGAGAAATGAAAAACATTATCAAACGTTCCGTTTTATTGTCCAGAGGC
This region of Flavobacterium inviolabile genomic DNA includes:
- a CDS encoding sigma-54-dependent transcriptional regulator, with amino-acid sequence MSSKILVVDDDISFCVMLKTFLEKKGFAVTNVFSAKEAETALENDSFDIVLTDIRLPDKDGIELLKLIKSKSFSTQVILMTGYTEIRTAVNAIKLGAFDYVGKPINPDEILHTINQALSKKGMPQTAAVVTDAPVKEKKKPQNQDFPFVKGISDHSNQLHDYIGLVAPTNMSVLIIGDSGTGKEYIAHTIHLQSKRKDKPFIAVDCGAIPKDLASSEFFGHLKGSFTGAINDKTGHFEAANGGTLFLDEVGNLSYEVQIQLLRALQERKIKPVGSNTEVGVDIRVIAATNEDLQEAVKRGDFREDLYHRLNEFSVKAPRLSERKNDILIFANHFLEMANSDLEKDVLGFSPDVTDLFLTYDWPGNLREMKNIIKRSVLLSRGDTVLKEVLPQEMFENNFQDKNESEFLLYSSKDEEKAILDALEKVKFNKTKAAQLLGIDRKTLYNKIKLYNIEL